One Coffea arabica cultivar ET-39 chromosome 5e, Coffea Arabica ET-39 HiFi, whole genome shotgun sequence DNA segment encodes these proteins:
- the LOC113691094 gene encoding protein VACUOLELESS1-like → MAAVSVAAEWQLLYNRYYRKPELYQMQWKHVDLTRNKVACAPFGGPIAAIRDDAKIVQLYSESALRKLRIFNSAGVQISETVWRNAGGRLIGMAWSDDLKLICITQDGTVYCYSFHAELIKTLSLGQDGLKHSIVECVFWGNGVVCINEAVELYCIPDFNNPCPIRLADTGLEDMPLCMAVIEPQYTMSGNVEVLLGVSDSVMVVEEDGVQQTGAEIGPIQKMVVSRNGKLIASFTHDGRLLVLSSDFSNIIFEYTCESALPPEQLAWCGMDSVLLYWDDMLLMVGPYGDPVRYLYDEPIVLIPECDGVRILSNTNMEFLQRVPDSTVSIFQIGSTQPAALLYDALDHFDRRSAKADENLRLIRSSLPGAVEACIDAASHEFDISQQRALLRSASYGQAFCSQFQRNRIRDTSRTLRVLNAVRHPDVGIPLSIQQYKLLTPSVLIGRLINAHQHLIALRISEYLGMNQEVVIMHWACNKITSSLAIPDADLLQILLDKLKLCKGISYAAVAAHADKSGRRKLAAMLVEHEPCSSKQVPLLLRIGEEVTALAKATESGDTDLVYLVLFHIWQKGPTMEFHRTIHARSLARDLFICYARCYKHEFLKNFFITTGEIQDAAFLMWKESWELAKNPMASRGSPLQGPRIKLIENVQKLFSETREHVFESKAAEEHAKLLRMQQELEVTTKQPIFVDSSISDTIRTCIVLGNHRAALKVKTEFKVSEKRWYWLKVFALATIRDWDALEKFSKEKRPPIGYRPFVEACVDADEKGEALKYIPKLSDPRERAEAYARIGMAKEAADAASQAKDNELLGRLKLTFSQNAAASSIFDTLRDRLSFQGVS, encoded by the exons ATGGCCGCAGTCTCAGTGGCGGCGGAATGGCAGCTCCTCTACAACCGCTACTACCGGAAACCCGAACTGTACCAAATGCAATGGAAGCATGTGGACCTCACGCGGAACAAGGTCGCCTGCGCACCCTTCGGCGGTCCTATCGCAGCTATCCGCGATGACGCCAAAATCGTCCAGCTCTACTCCGAATCGGCCCTCCGGAAACTCCGTATCTTCAACTCTGCCGGCGTCCAGATCTCCGAAACTGTCTGGAGAAACGCTGGCGGACGGTTAATTGGCATGGCGTGGTCCGACGACTTAAAATTAATTTGCATAACCCAAGATGGCACCGTTTATTGCTACTCCTTCCACGCTGAGCTCATCAAGACCCTATCCCTTGGTCAAGACGGATTAAAACACAGCATTGTGGAGTGCGTTTTCTGGGGAAACGGCGTCGTATGCATCAATGAAGCCGTCGAGCTCTACTGCATACCCGATTTTAATAATCCGTGCCCGATAAGGCTGGCGGATACGGGTTTGGAAGATATGCCGTTGTGTATGGCCGTGATCGAGCCACAATATACGATGTCGGGAAATGTGGAGGTTTTGTTAGGGGTTTCGGATTCTGTGATGGTTGTAGAGGAAGATGGGGTGCAGCAGACTGGCGCCGAAATTGGGCCAATTCAGAAAATGGTGGTTTCCAGAAATGGAAAGCTTATAGCTTCCTTCACTCATGATGGAAGGCTTCTTGTACTCTCCTCGGATTTTTCCAACATTATTTTCGAGTACACTTGTGAG TCAGCATTGCCTCCTGAGCAGTTAGCTTGGTGTGGAATGGATAGCGTGTTGCTTTACTGGGATGATATGCTTTTGATGGTTGGTCCTTATGGAGATCCAGTTCGCTACCTTTATGATGAACCGATTGTGCTTATTCCGGAATGTGATGGTGTGAGGATACTTTCGAATACTAATATGGAGTTCCTGCAACGTGTTCCGGATTCTACTGTATCCATTTTTCAAATCGGTAGTACACAGCCTGCTGCTTTACTATATGATGCCTTGGATCACTTTGACCGCCGAAGTGCTAAG GCAGATGAAAATTTGAGACTTATTCGCTCTTCGTTGCCTGGGGCTGTTGAAGCTTGTATAGATGCTGCAAGTCATGAATTTGATATTTCACAACAACGAGCGTTACTCAGATCTGCAAGCTATGGCCAAGCCTTTTGCAG CCAATTTCAGCGCAATCGCATCCGTGATACGTCTAGAACTTTACGAGTTCTGAATGCTGTACGCCACCCTGATGTCGGGATTCCACTCAGTATTCAACAGTATAAG TTGCTTACACCATCAGTTCTGATTGGACGCCTGATTAATGCTCATCAGCACCTTATAGCTTTGCGGATATCAGAATATTTAGGGATGAATCAA GAAGTCGTCATCATGCATTGGGCGTGTAACAAAATAACTTCTTCATTGGCAATCCCCGATGCTGATCTCCTTCAAATCTTGCTCGATAAG TTGAAGTTATGCAAAGGTATATCTTATGCGGCAGTTGCTGCCCATGCTGATAAGAGTGGCCGCAGGAAATTAGCCGCCATGCTAGTTGAACACGAACCTTGTTCCTCCAAGCAG GTTCCTCTCTTGCTTAGGATCGGAGAAGAAGTTACTGCTCTAGCCAAGGCAACTGAAAGTGGAGATACTGATCTTGTTTATCTTGTCCTGTTTCATATCTGGCAGAAG GGACCAACTATGGAGTTTCATAGAACAATACATGCCAGGTCACTGGCACGTGATTTATTCATATGCTATGCAAG GTGCTATAAGCATGAATTCCTGAAGAATTTTTTCATAACTACTGGAGAAATTCAG GATGCGGCTTTTCTAATGTGGAAAGAGTCATGGGAATTGGCAAAGAACCCAATGGCAAGCAGGGGATCTCCCCTTCAGGGTCCTCGGATAAAGCTCATTGAGAATGTGCAGAAACTTTTCTCTGAAACCAGGGAACATGTTTTTGAGTCAAAGGCAGCTGAAGAGCATGCAAAGTTGTTGAG GATGCAACAAGAGTTGGAGGTCACCACAAAGCAGCCTATTTTTGTGGATTCAAGCATCAGTGATACAATTCGAACATGTATTGTACTGGGAAATCATCGGGCTGCTCTGAAAGTTAAAACAGAATTTAAG GTTTCGGAGAAGCGTTGGTATTGGCTTAAAGTATTTGCTTTGGCAACAATCAGGGATTGGGATGCTCTGGAGAAATTCTCAAAGGAGAAAAGACCACCCATTG GCTATCGACCATTTGTGGAGGCATGTGTTGATGCTGATGAGAAAGGTGAAGCTCTTAAATACATACCAAAGCTGTCTGATCCTAGGGAGAGAGCTGAG GCTTATGCTCGAATTGGAATGGCAAAGGAAGCTGCTGATGCTGCATCTCAGGCTAAGGATAATGAATTACTAGGTCGATTGAAATTGACCTTCTCGCAGAATGCAGCAGCTTCATCAATATTTGATACCCTTCGAGATCGGTTGTCCTTCCAGGGGGTTTCTTAG
- the LOC140006323 gene encoding disease resistance protein RGA5-like: MKKVVIKVSLHGEKSRPKAVDMLIQVMKAMVPCELLWNQLKPSAAKNKIKAMQIVARTRGVASIALDGQEKNQLVVSGDDDLDPVKLAMLLRRHLGIANIVSVDSSDSEKKESEKVETTTDHVYGGVPSFHVVELADNPGCNCSIM; this comes from the exons ATGAAG AAAGTGGTAATTAAAGTGTCCTTGCATGGAGAGAAGTCTCGCCCCAAAGCCGTGGACATGTTAATCCAGGTAATGAAAGCTATGGTGCCCTGTGAGTTGCTCTGGAACCAGCTGAAGCCCTCAGCAGCCAAAAACAAAATCAAGGCCATGCAAATCGTAGCACGAACCCGAG GAGTTGCATCGATAGCTTTAGATGGGCAGGAGAAGAACCAGCTTGTGGTTTCAGgagatgatgatcttgatccTGTGAAGTTGGCTATGTTGCTCCGAAGGCATTTGGGAATTGCTAATATTGTGAGTGTTGATTCATCAGAtagtgaaaagaaagaaagtgaaaaagtTGAGACCACAACTGATCATGTTTATGGTGGTGTTCCTAGTTTCCATGTTGTTGAGCTTGCAGATAACCCCGGGTGCAATTGCAGCATCATGTGA
- the LOC113691095 gene encoding 3-hydroxyisobutyryl-CoA hydrolase-like protein 5 → MAQQVNSQDEEVVLAEEISHVRLITLNRPRQLNVISSRVVSLLAQYLEKWEKDDNAELILIKGAGRAFSAGGDLRMFYDGRTSRDSCLEVVYRMYWLCYHIHTYKKTQVALVQGISMGGGASLMVPLKFSVVTEKAVFATPEASIGFHTDCGFSYMLSRLPGHLGEYLALTGARLSGKELIAAGLATHFVPSEKLPELEKRLVSLNNGAETAVKSTIEEFSTDVQIDEESVLNKQKMIDDSFSKDSVEEIIKSLEAEATKEGNGWIVPVLKGLKRSSPTGLKITLRSIREGRKQSLPECLKKEFRLTMNILRTAISGDVYEGIRALTIDKDNSPKWDPSTFDRVDDERVNVVFQPFEEDLELKIPEREDCRWEGKYENSVYAVPK, encoded by the exons ATGGCTCAACAAGTGAACAGCCAAGATGAAGAG GTCGTTCTTGCTGAAGAAATAAGCCACGTGAGATTGATCACCTTGAACAGGCCTCGCCAATTGAATGTGATTTCATCGAGGGTG GTGTCTTTACTTGCTCAGTACTTGGAAAAGTGGGAAAAAGATGACAATGCAGAACTCATACTGATTAAG GGTGCTGGCCGTGCCTTTTCTGCTGGTGGGGATTTGAGAATGTTTTATGACGGCAGGACCTCGA GGGATTCGTGTCTTGAAGTGGTCTACAGGATGTATTGGCTTTGCTACCACATTCACACTTATAAGAAAACACAG GTTGCTCTTGTTCAAGGAATTTCCATGGGGGGAGGTGCATCTTTGATGGTCCCGTTGAAGTTTTCCGTAGTCACAGAAAAAGCT GTTTTTGCCACTCCAGAAGCAAGTATTGGGTTTCACACTGATTGTGGGTTTTCGTACATGCTTTCACGTCTCCCTGGGCATCTAG GGGAATACTTGGCCCTAACAGGGGCAAGGCTGAGTGGTAAAGAGTTGATTGCCGCTGGATTGGCTACGCATTTTGTCCCCTCCGAG AAACTGCCTGAACTGGAGAAACGCCTGGTGAGCTTAAATAATGGTGCAGAGACTGCTGTCAAATCTACCATTGAAGAATTTTCCACTGATGTTCAGATTGATGAAGAAAGTGTCTTGAACAA ACAAAAAATGATAGATGATTCTTTTTCTAAGGATTCTGTGGAGGAGATCATAAAATCCCTT GAAGCTGAGGCTACCAAAGAAGGAAATGGTTGGATTGTTCCAGTGCTTAAAGGATTAAAGAGATCATCTCCGACAGGATTAAAGATAACATTGAGATCG ATCCGAGAAGGAAGGAAACAGTCACTGCCTGAATGCCTGAAAAAAGAGTTTCGTCTCACTATGAACATTCTTCGTACGGCAATATCCGGTGATGTTTATGAG GGTATCAGAGCTCTTACAATTGACAAGGATAACTCTCCAAAA TGGGATCCTTCAACTTTTGATAGAGTGGATGATGAGAGAGTCAATGTTGTATTCCAACCATTTGAAGAAGATTTGGAGCTCAAGATTCCAGAAAGAGAAGATTGCAG GTGGGAAGGAAAATACGAGAATTCAGTTTATGCAGTTCCAAAGTGA
- the LOC140006677 gene encoding heavy metal-associated isoprenylated plant protein 16-like, with translation MKQKVVIRLSMNDEKSRKKAFKTVVGHAGVESTALQGKEKDQIEVVGDGIDAVKLATLLRKNVGYAELLTVSPVGEKKDGDKKDDGNKDPSSTQPPVVWSTHPYVYSSVPHHLYQVRDPYEDSNCTIM, from the exons ATGAAG CAAAAAGTCGTGATTAGACTTTCTATGAATGATGAGAAGTCCCGCAAGAAGGCCTTCAAAACTGTTGTCGGTCACGCAG GTGTGGAATCTACGGCTTTGCAGGGAAAGGAAAAGGATCAAATAGAGGTTGTTGGAGATGGGATTGATGCAGTGAAGCTTGCAACTTTGCTCAGAAAAAATGTTGGGTATGCAGAGCTTTTGACCGTGAGCCCGGTTGGTGAGAAGAAAGATGGTGATAAAAAGGATGATGGCAACAAAGATCCCAGTTCTACACAGCCACCTGTGGTTTGGTCCACTCATCCTTATGTTTACAGCAGTGTACCTCACCATCTCTATCAAGTTAGAGACCCCTATGAGGACTCCAACTGCACCATCATGTAA
- the LOC140006678 gene encoding heavy metal-associated isoprenylated plant protein 16-like: MKQKVVIRLSMNDEKSRKKAFKTVVGHAGVESTALQGKEKDQIEVVGDGIDAVKLATLLRKNVGYAELVTVSPVGEKKDGDKKDDGNKDPSSTQPPVVWSTHPYVYSSVPHHLYQVRDPYEDSNCTIM, translated from the exons ATGAAG CAAAAAGTCGTGATTAGACTTTCTATGAATGATGAGAAGTCCCGCAAGAAGGCCTTCAAAACTGTTGTCGGTCACGCAG GTGTGGAATCTACGGCTTTGCAGGGAAAGGAAAAGGATCAAATAGAGGTTGTTGGAGATGGGATTGATGCGGTGAAGCTTGCAACTTTGCTCAGAAAAAATGTTGGGTATGCAGAGCTTGTGACCGTGAGCCCAGTTGGTGAGAAGAAAGATGGCGATAAAAAGGATGATGGCAACAAAGATCCCAGTTCTACACAGCCACCTGTGGTTTGGTCCACTCATCCTTATGTTTACAGCAGCGTACCTCACCATCTCTATCAAGTTAGAGACCCCTATGAGGACTCCAACTGCACCATCATGTAA